Proteins from a single region of Corynebacterium casei LMG S-19264:
- a CDS encoding ATP-dependent helicase has protein sequence MSTPNFSPADIAAAVGKKFAPTAEQAKVIEGGLGPKLVTAGAGAGKTETMASRVVSLVANGLVRPEQVLGLTFTRKAAQQLEQRIRKSLIQLRDTGLFAPGSEVAKSLESIAPKVSTYDSFAGELVREYGLYLPVEPSARLITDAERFAIAHEIVSNYEGAMTTKTSVATVAQTVLKLADSMGNVLMDADDIREHARVMLSDATELPKARKSGPEFSQELQKILDVQQIRVEYLELVAAVQAEQHAQGVVSFGEQMSFAARVADANPGIGTIQRQRYRVVMLDEYQDTSHSQRVLLRSLFGGAPHPNLSVTAVGDPMQAIYGWRGATTENLNAFIRDFPLDDTTAAPQDQLTVSWRNPSRVLDLANVVADDIFAGANPRPVDRLSARPGAEAGDVKLGYFETLELEREFVAQHMRAIYDQTQENKEPLSAAVLVRTNRHAAEIGRHLEAHGVPFEIVGLGGLLWEPEIQDLVAIATMLVRPQDSASALRILAGPLCGLGMSDIVALHKRVENMTGASDERVVYTPGDDPLEHLRAQLQQQVDNATTKRPEQILGLADAVADMGEAERYTEEGRGRIEKLASKLRHLRSYSLGKSLPDLFADIESIFNLRTEVLARDRAGGATHLDKFADIVASYQGDTLGGLLDYLELAREHEDGLDPGEVPAVDDRVLVLTVHKSKGLEWEHVSVLHADSSTYGAKANSFITKVEQVPSEDDVIEPEPQYDKNGDEKPITRTDYGKAAKALERQYKDANAEESARLFYVAMTRTEKSLTVTGGGTNAHKAGHGSKKGPYVYLEMLAEKFPDLVVEWNVPEDPADEAADISADSGQFPFLQPTPAALLGAQLVNAAKENLPEHQSGEEFGLWESDATALIEEHRALTTPVVEVTMPSELTASDVVSLHTDPEEFARRRRRPVPFKPNSYAKRGTAFHTWLEDRFGMEALLEEDELPGTGEIPVADVEALKEKFLESEWANRTPHAVEAGFRFSSGGQILNGRMDAVFKQPDGSWFVVDWKTGRPPKGKDMESAALQLAIYREAWRRIVADGQPIRAAFHYVSDNFSFEPRNLPDGEELARLLSTVTD, from the coding sequence ATGTCAACGCCTAATTTTTCTCCCGCTGATATTGCGGCGGCAGTAGGCAAGAAGTTTGCGCCCACCGCCGAACAGGCCAAGGTCATCGAAGGCGGCTTGGGGCCAAAGCTGGTGACAGCCGGCGCGGGTGCCGGAAAGACTGAAACCATGGCATCCCGCGTGGTGTCTTTGGTAGCCAACGGTCTAGTGCGCCCCGAGCAGGTGCTGGGTCTGACCTTTACCCGCAAGGCAGCGCAGCAGCTGGAGCAGCGCATTAGAAAGTCATTGATCCAGCTGCGGGATACGGGATTGTTTGCCCCAGGCAGTGAAGTGGCGAAGTCACTGGAATCCATCGCGCCGAAGGTATCCACCTATGACTCATTCGCCGGAGAGCTAGTGCGCGAATATGGCCTTTACCTGCCCGTGGAGCCGAGCGCACGATTGATTACGGATGCGGAGCGTTTCGCCATTGCGCATGAGATTGTGAGCAATTATGAGGGCGCGATGACCACGAAGACTTCGGTGGCAACGGTCGCGCAAACGGTGCTGAAACTCGCCGACAGCATGGGCAATGTGCTCATGGATGCTGATGATATTCGTGAGCATGCCCGGGTGATGCTCAGCGATGCAACGGAGCTGCCGAAGGCACGCAAGTCTGGCCCGGAGTTCTCACAGGAGCTGCAGAAGATCCTAGATGTGCAGCAGATTCGCGTGGAGTACTTAGAGCTGGTTGCCGCCGTTCAAGCCGAGCAGCATGCGCAGGGCGTGGTCAGCTTTGGTGAACAGATGTCTTTTGCTGCGCGCGTGGCGGATGCCAATCCGGGCATTGGTACGATTCAGCGCCAGCGCTACCGCGTGGTCATGCTGGATGAATACCAGGACACTTCGCACTCCCAGCGAGTGTTGTTGCGCAGTTTGTTTGGCGGTGCGCCACACCCGAACCTGTCAGTAACAGCCGTGGGTGACCCGATGCAGGCGATTTATGGCTGGCGCGGTGCCACCACGGAAAACCTCAACGCCTTCATTCGGGACTTCCCGTTGGATGACACGACTGCGGCGCCGCAAGACCAATTGACGGTGTCGTGGCGTAACCCTTCCCGTGTGCTGGATTTGGCGAATGTGGTGGCAGATGACATCTTTGCCGGCGCCAACCCGCGTCCGGTGGATAGGCTTAGCGCGCGCCCTGGCGCAGAGGCTGGCGATGTAAAGCTGGGCTATTTTGAGACCCTTGAACTAGAGCGCGAGTTTGTGGCTCAGCACATGCGGGCTATCTATGACCAGACACAGGAAAACAAGGAGCCACTGAGCGCTGCTGTGTTGGTACGCACCAACCGGCATGCCGCCGAAATTGGTCGACACTTGGAAGCACATGGCGTTCCCTTTGAAATTGTCGGTCTGGGCGGGCTGTTGTGGGAACCAGAAATCCAAGACTTGGTAGCAATCGCCACCATGCTGGTGCGCCCACAAGACTCCGCATCCGCGCTGCGCATTTTGGCCGGCCCGCTGTGCGGACTGGGCATGTCCGACATTGTGGCGCTGCACAAACGCGTAGAAAACATGACCGGTGCTTCGGATGAACGCGTGGTCTATACCCCAGGCGATGACCCGCTAGAGCATCTGCGCGCGCAGCTGCAGCAGCAGGTAGATAACGCCACCACCAAACGTCCCGAACAGATTCTGGGATTGGCCGATGCCGTGGCGGATATGGGCGAGGCGGAACGCTATACCGAGGAAGGCCGCGGGCGCATCGAAAAGCTTGCGTCAAAACTGCGCCACCTGCGCAGCTATTCCTTGGGCAAATCCTTGCCCGACCTGTTTGCTGATATTGAATCCATCTTCAACCTGCGCACTGAGGTCTTAGCCCGCGACCGCGCTGGTGGTGCCACCCACCTGGATAAATTTGCGGACATCGTGGCCAGCTACCAGGGCGATACCCTGGGCGGACTGCTGGATTATCTGGAACTTGCTCGTGAACATGAAGATGGCCTGGACCCCGGTGAGGTCCCAGCCGTGGATGACCGCGTGCTGGTGCTGACCGTGCACAAATCCAAAGGCTTGGAATGGGAGCATGTGTCCGTTCTGCACGCTGATTCTTCGACCTATGGTGCGAAGGCGAACTCTTTTATCACCAAGGTGGAGCAAGTGCCTTCGGAAGATGACGTGATTGAGCCGGAGCCGCAGTATGACAAAAACGGCGATGAGAAACCCATTACCCGCACCGATTATGGCAAAGCGGCAAAGGCACTGGAAAGACAGTACAAGGATGCCAATGCGGAGGAATCGGCGCGCCTGTTTTATGTCGCGATGACGCGTACGGAGAAGTCTTTGACCGTCACCGGTGGCGGTACAAATGCGCATAAGGCCGGGCATGGTTCCAAGAAGGGGCCATACGTTTACCTGGAAATGCTGGCGGAGAAATTCCCTGACTTGGTGGTGGAGTGGAATGTTCCGGAAGACCCGGCCGATGAAGCGGCCGATATCAGTGCGGATTCGGGCCAGTTTCCATTCCTGCAGCCCACCCCGGCAGCGTTGTTGGGCGCACAGTTGGTCAACGCCGCGAAGGAGAACCTGCCGGAGCACCAATCTGGTGAGGAATTCGGACTGTGGGAAAGTGATGCCACAGCACTGATTGAAGAACATCGCGCGCTGACCACCCCGGTGGTGGAAGTAACCATGCCGAGTGAGCTGACTGCCTCTGATGTGGTGAGTCTGCACACCGACCCGGAGGAATTCGCGCGCCGGCGCCGGCGTCCCGTGCCGTTTAAACCGAACTCTTATGCCAAGCGCGGTACTGCCTTCCACACCTGGTTGGAAGACCGCTTTGGCATGGAAGCCTTGTTGGAAGAAGATGAACTTCCCGGCACCGGCGAGATTCCCGTGGCTGATGTGGAGGCTCTCAAGGAGAAGTTCCTGGAATCCGAGTGGGCGAACCGGACGCCACATGCGGTGGAGGCAGGATTCCGGTTTAGCTCCGGCGGACAGATTCTTAACGGCCGCATGGACGCGGTGTTCAAGCAACCAGATGGTTCCTGGTTTGTGGTGGACTGGAAGACGGGCCGCCCGCCGAAGGGCAAGGACATGGAAAGTGCCGCGTTGCAGCTGGCCATCTACCGTGAAGCATGGCGCAGAATCGTCGCCGATGGTCAGCCCATCCGCGCGGCTTTCCACTACGTTTCGGATAATTTCAGCTTCGAACCACGCAACCTTCCTGACGGGGAAGAACTTGCGCGTCTATTGTCTACTGTGACGGACTAG
- a CDS encoding ATP-dependent DNA helicase, whose amino-acid sequence MSVEPTTNPLTRLIPRDVDITPRTWDIPFPTKGSYVVTGNAGTGLTSFLADTVINQIAQGQDPDSILVVAASKESGSRLGEDITTRLAAHNGQDFVSESAIVRSVHSLAFALLRSDSTEEIRLITGAEQDAVIRELLKGHVETGAGQWPADIRPALGYIGFARQLRDFLLRAIERQQTPDSLIALGQQYSQPMWSSAGYFLREYEQVMALSNLHSYSAAELVTQVLLREHLTDNHPWETIVVDEAQLLDPTSGELIRRLAATAKLVVIGGDAEQAVFAFRGATTDFLETFPADHRIELSSSRRRPEPAGVAIVDSERTQRDVLADFVRRRHLDDGVAWKDIACIVRSSGDLGPIRRTLLAAGVPVHINPTDVVLSEQRLVAAILLAIQALENPLANKELEELLTGPIGGADPVGLRRLIRALRRWNPEARGMDMLREILETETIEESLLEVLNNYEKSTLERIIGILSSGREVLNQGGSPEEVLWAIWSKTELANRLRNSSLRGGATGSQADRDLDAMMSLFDAAGDYSERRPGADLAAFIEHITEQVLPTGVRDRRTAVPDAVSILTAHGAVGREFDTVAVVGAQEGAWPALGETGTIFAQEELIDLVDLGIDPNIPVNNIADRLQEERRLFHVATTRHTSRMLLVAVDNPDGDEVAEPSRFIDEFANRPGSHRNIPEQLQRLARQETFRKQLLAREMGLEPPATVELQESDKEIDPLQVSVLSVSSFIAQMRTVVGDGEATESARAQAARQLVRLAEAGVPGADPEQWWATQTVAEERPLNNKPRLSPSRIEALLKCPLNAMLKDTADNNSDKYHLVRGNLAHAYMEALGRGADEELARRETVEAFEKIQTSPTWKRAQERDEFEQLLVRTNQWIQETRGRLELVDVEVRVDVESEPGVRITGYMDRLERAVGEGGEEGGLRVIDLKTGSSKPSDEETSAHPQLMAYQLVLAHGELQQEGGLTKVVSSSQGEERDGATLVYPGTDTKKIGTADQARKGDEELAEFAALLPPLLDELAGPRVTARISPECDRCPLKPICPVQAEGKVTTDVNA is encoded by the coding sequence ATGAGTGTTGAGCCAACCACCAACCCCCTAACGCGACTGATTCCGCGTGATGTGGACATCACGCCGCGGACCTGGGATATTCCGTTCCCAACCAAGGGATCCTATGTGGTCACCGGCAACGCGGGAACAGGGCTAACAAGCTTTCTCGCAGACACAGTCATAAACCAGATTGCTCAAGGCCAAGACCCAGACAGCATTTTGGTGGTAGCGGCCTCGAAAGAGTCCGGCTCGCGTTTGGGTGAAGACATCACCACTCGATTGGCCGCACACAACGGCCAGGACTTTGTTTCGGAATCCGCCATCGTGCGCTCGGTACACTCTTTGGCTTTTGCGCTCTTGCGCTCAGATAGCACTGAGGAAATCCGCCTGATTACAGGTGCGGAACAAGACGCGGTTATCCGTGAACTTCTCAAAGGCCACGTTGAGACAGGTGCTGGGCAGTGGCCAGCCGATATCCGCCCGGCGTTGGGCTACATTGGCTTTGCACGCCAACTGCGCGACTTCCTTTTGCGCGCGATTGAACGCCAGCAAACCCCAGATTCACTCATTGCCCTCGGCCAGCAATACTCGCAGCCGATGTGGAGCTCCGCTGGGTATTTCCTGCGTGAGTATGAGCAAGTCATGGCGTTGTCTAACCTGCATTCTTATTCTGCAGCAGAACTTGTCACCCAAGTGCTCTTGCGTGAGCACCTGACAGATAATCATCCGTGGGAGACCATCGTGGTGGATGAAGCACAGCTGCTGGATCCAACCTCGGGTGAGCTCATCCGCAGGCTCGCCGCCACGGCGAAGCTGGTGGTCATCGGCGGTGACGCTGAGCAAGCAGTGTTTGCTTTCCGTGGTGCGACAACAGATTTCTTAGAGACTTTCCCAGCGGATCATCGCATTGAACTTTCTTCCTCACGCCGCCGCCCGGAACCAGCAGGTGTGGCGATTGTGGATTCGGAGCGCACGCAGCGTGATGTGCTCGCGGACTTTGTACGCCGCCGCCACTTGGATGATGGCGTGGCCTGGAAGGACATCGCGTGTATTGTTCGCTCTTCCGGTGACTTAGGTCCGATACGCCGCACTCTGCTTGCCGCGGGAGTGCCCGTGCATATCAACCCAACGGACGTGGTGTTATCAGAACAGCGCCTGGTGGCAGCTATCTTGCTGGCTATCCAAGCGCTGGAAAACCCGCTGGCAAATAAGGAACTGGAAGAGTTGCTCACCGGCCCCATTGGAGGTGCAGACCCAGTGGGATTGCGCCGCTTGATACGTGCACTACGCCGTTGGAACCCAGAGGCGCGCGGCATGGATATGCTGCGTGAGATTCTAGAAACAGAAACCATTGAAGAATCACTGCTCGAGGTGCTCAACAACTATGAGAAGAGCACGCTAGAGCGCATCATCGGCATTCTCAGCAGCGGCCGGGAAGTACTCAACCAGGGTGGTTCACCGGAGGAAGTACTGTGGGCAATTTGGTCCAAGACGGAGCTTGCTAATCGGCTGCGCAATTCATCCTTGCGCGGTGGTGCGACTGGTTCCCAAGCAGACCGTGATCTGGATGCCATGATGAGTTTATTTGACGCTGCCGGTGACTATTCAGAGCGTCGCCCCGGTGCGGATCTGGCAGCGTTTATTGAACACATCACGGAGCAGGTGCTCCCGACCGGGGTTCGCGATAGGCGCACCGCAGTGCCTGATGCTGTTAGCATTCTGACCGCGCATGGTGCCGTGGGACGCGAATTCGACACTGTAGCGGTAGTCGGCGCGCAAGAAGGTGCATGGCCCGCGCTGGGAGAGACTGGCACCATCTTTGCCCAAGAAGAACTCATTGACCTCGTGGACTTGGGCATTGACCCGAACATCCCAGTCAACAACATTGCAGACCGCCTGCAGGAAGAACGCCGCCTGTTTCATGTGGCCACCACGCGCCATACCTCCCGCATGTTGCTGGTAGCAGTGGATAATCCCGATGGTGATGAAGTAGCAGAGCCTTCACGCTTTATTGATGAGTTTGCCAACCGTCCAGGCAGCCATCGAAATATCCCGGAACAGCTGCAGCGCTTGGCGCGGCAGGAGACATTTCGCAAGCAGCTCCTGGCCCGCGAGATGGGCCTGGAGCCACCGGCGACGGTGGAATTGCAGGAATCTGACAAAGAAATTGACCCGCTGCAGGTGTCGGTGCTGTCTGTATCCTCTTTCATCGCGCAGATGCGCACCGTGGTGGGAGATGGCGAGGCAACTGAGAGCGCACGCGCACAGGCCGCGCGCCAGCTCGTACGCCTGGCGGAGGCCGGGGTGCCAGGTGCTGACCCAGAGCAGTGGTGGGCAACTCAGACAGTGGCAGAAGAACGCCCGCTGAACAACAAGCCGCGGTTGAGCCCCTCACGCATTGAAGCACTTTTGAAGTGCCCGTTGAATGCGATGTTGAAAGACACCGCTGACAACAACAGCGACAAATACCACCTGGTGCGCGGCAACCTCGCCCACGCCTACATGGAGGCACTCGGCCGCGGTGCTGATGAAGAACTAGCGCGCCGGGAAACGGTAGAGGCTTTTGAGAAGATTCAAACTTCTCCAACCTGGAAGCGTGCGCAAGAACGCGATGAGTTTGAACAGCTTTTGGTGCGCACGAATCAGTGGATTCAAGAAACCCGTGGCAGGCTGGAATTAGTGGATGTAGAAGTCCGCGTGGATGTGGAATCCGAACCAGGTGTGCGCATTACCGGCTACATGGACCGCCTGGAGCGCGCTGTCGGAGAGGGTGGTGAAGAAGGCGGTCTGCGCGTTATTGACCTGAAGACGGGCTCTTCGAAGCCTTCGGATGAAGAGACTTCGGCGCACCCACAGCTGATGGCGTACCAGCTGGTCTTGGCCCATGGTGAGTTGCAGCAAGAAGGTGGGTTGACCAAGGTTGTCAGCTCTTCGCAGGGCGAAGAACGCGATGGAGCGACTTTGGTTTATCCGGGAACCGACACCAAGAAGATTGGTACCGCGGACCAGGCTCGCAAGGGAGACGAAGAGCTCGCCGAATTCGCGGCACTCTTGCCGCCACTGCTCGATGAGTTGGCTGGCCCGCGGGTGACGGCGCGAATTAGCCCGGAATGTGACCGCTGCCCGCTTAAACCCATTTGCCCGGTGCAGGCCGAAGGAAAGGTGACCACGGATGTCAACGCCTAA
- a CDS encoding DUF3152 domain-containing protein, whose translation MDSSRQNSDHAPERLESNPIVRHIVRFAEEFGWWRVVAIPILAVITVWVLVDILIAKPVDGSEPELSDVPVTTSQQATTGEEDPEATGPDPAEVSAAMAAVTDNLPAGGAYSEGGNGTFRPVGTPGQDVGEGNEIIIRYSIEVENGINTIPYGGDTAFATMVDATLADPRGWTEDDRFKFVHVPADSNPDTRIQLTSLSTAAELCGAELAMETSCHTRITGESTVLLNEARWVRGAVPFEGDLGNYRQYLINHEFGHAIGYADHQACGGDDQLAPVMMQQTLSLNNAQLHEMSPEEVYPDEDVTCNPNPWPYPQAN comes from the coding sequence ATGGATTCTTCTAGGCAGAACTCTGACCACGCGCCCGAGCGTCTAGAATCTAACCCTATTGTGCGCCATATTGTGCGCTTCGCCGAGGAATTTGGATGGTGGCGGGTTGTCGCCATCCCAATTCTGGCGGTGATCACAGTGTGGGTTTTGGTAGACATTCTGATTGCTAAACCAGTTGATGGTTCAGAGCCAGAGCTTTCCGATGTTCCAGTGACCACGTCACAACAGGCCACCACGGGAGAAGAAGACCCCGAGGCAACAGGCCCTGACCCAGCAGAAGTCAGCGCGGCGATGGCTGCGGTGACAGATAATCTTCCAGCTGGCGGCGCTTATTCTGAAGGCGGCAATGGCACATTCCGTCCGGTTGGCACCCCAGGCCAGGACGTGGGCGAGGGCAACGAAATCATCATTCGCTACTCCATTGAAGTAGAAAACGGTATCAACACCATTCCTTATGGTGGGGACACGGCGTTTGCCACGATGGTGGACGCAACACTGGCGGACCCACGCGGGTGGACTGAAGATGACCGCTTTAAGTTTGTGCACGTACCAGCAGATTCCAACCCGGATACGCGTATTCAGTTGACCTCACTGTCAACAGCGGCCGAACTCTGCGGTGCAGAGTTGGCGATGGAAACTTCCTGCCATACCCGCATTACTGGTGAATCCACGGTGTTGCTCAATGAAGCACGGTGGGTACGCGGTGCCGTTCCTTTTGAAGGCGATTTGGGCAATTACCGCCAGTATTTGATCAACCATGAGTTTGGCCATGCCATTGGTTATGCCGACCACCAAGCATGCGGCGGTGACGACCAGCTCGCACCAGTGATGATGCAGCAGACCTTGTCGCTGAACAATGCTCAGTTGCATGAGATGTCCCCGGAAGAGGTTTACCCGGATGAGGATGTCACGTGTAACCCGAACCCTTGGCCTTACCCACAAGCTAACTAG
- a CDS encoding DUF3107 domain-containing protein — translation MDIKFGFADTPRELVIRVAGDQDEHLQRVNDALANNTNVELEDEKGKKFIVRTERVVYVELGSSSQHQVGFAGV, via the coding sequence GTGGATATTAAGTTTGGTTTTGCAGATACCCCTCGTGAGCTTGTCATTCGGGTAGCTGGTGATCAGGATGAGCACCTGCAGCGCGTCAATGATGCACTGGCTAATAACACCAACGTGGAGTTGGAGGATGAAAAGGGCAAGAAGTTCATCGTTCGCACCGAGCGTGTCGTATACGTTGAACTGGGTAGTTCCAGCCAGCACCAGGTTGGTTTCGCCGGAGTATAA
- a CDS encoding DEAD/DEAH box helicase, with protein sequence MGVAAEICDALAARDINHTFAIQELTLPIALNGTDLIGQARTGMGKTYGFGVPLLDRVFDAADVPELDGTPRALVVVPTRELAVQVASDLSIAAAQIPVRITTILGGRDFDAQKQALRSGVDVVVGTPGRLLDLYQRKDLRLDKVSVLVLDEADEMLDLGFLPDIEKILAALEDSPHQTMLFSATMPGAIVRLARSFMKQPVHIRADAESSAHTHASTRQVVFQAHRMDKLPVLSRILQIPERERTIVFTRTKRTAAQVAQELADLGFTVGAVHGDLHQQARERALSGFRDGKVPILVATDVAARGIDIDDVTHVINYQVPDDAMTYVHRIGRTGRAGNSGTAITLVGYDELVKWQGINSELGLEQPEPPQWFSTSPEFLEALDIPADAKDSVGPARKVAGDGGGGGRRR encoded by the coding sequence ATGGGTGTTGCAGCAGAGATCTGCGATGCACTTGCAGCCCGGGACATCAACCATACTTTTGCCATCCAAGAACTCACGTTGCCGATTGCGCTAAACGGCACCGATCTCATCGGCCAAGCGCGCACCGGCATGGGCAAAACCTACGGCTTTGGCGTCCCATTATTGGACCGCGTTTTTGACGCTGCCGACGTCCCTGAGCTGGACGGAACCCCGCGCGCGCTGGTCGTTGTCCCCACCCGCGAACTAGCGGTGCAGGTGGCTAGTGATCTGTCGATTGCAGCTGCTCAAATCCCGGTCCGGATAACCACCATTTTGGGCGGGCGGGATTTCGATGCGCAGAAGCAAGCTTTGCGCAGTGGTGTGGACGTTGTTGTGGGTACTCCAGGCCGACTACTTGATCTCTATCAGCGCAAAGATTTGCGTCTGGATAAGGTCTCCGTGTTGGTCTTGGATGAAGCCGATGAAATGTTGGATCTGGGTTTCTTGCCCGATATTGAAAAGATTCTGGCGGCACTCGAGGACAGCCCGCATCAGACCATGCTGTTTTCGGCCACCATGCCGGGTGCGATTGTGCGCTTGGCGCGCTCCTTTATGAAACAGCCCGTGCATATTCGCGCTGATGCTGAGTCTTCGGCGCACACGCACGCGTCCACCCGCCAGGTTGTTTTCCAGGCGCACCGCATGGACAAGCTGCCGGTGCTCTCCCGCATCCTGCAGATTCCCGAACGCGAGCGCACCATTGTGTTTACTCGCACTAAGCGCACCGCGGCGCAGGTTGCGCAAGAATTAGCTGACCTTGGTTTCACCGTTGGCGCAGTCCATGGCGATTTGCACCAGCAGGCCCGTGAACGCGCCTTAAGTGGTTTCCGCGACGGCAAAGTGCCAATTTTGGTGGCCACCGATGTTGCAGCGCGCGGCATTGACATTGATGATGTCACCCACGTGATCAACTACCAAGTCCCCGATGATGCGATGACCTATGTGCACCGCATTGGCCGCACCGGCCGTGCCGGCAACTCCGGCACCGCAATCACGCTGGTGGGCTACGATGAGCTTGTGAAATGGCAAGGTATTAACTCCGAGCTGGGCCTTGAGCAGCCTGAGCCACCGCAGTGGTTTAGCACGTCCCCGGAGTTCCTCGAAGCACTCGATATTCCAGCGGATGCCAAAGACTCAGTCGGGCCGGCACGCAAGGTTGCCGGTGATGGCGGTGGTGGTGGTCGCCGCCGATGA
- a CDS encoding Rv3212 family protein, whose amino-acid sequence MNVPVLRRTKADWLAVGAITAIAAVALGFSVATSDISHASLQRENTPGAEHQASYLEAAPEALTEAFRLPNESVAGQFRPIASRGLVMSNDDHTVTATNPDGSTAWTYTRDNVEICSMGTAWDRVVVTYRNGRGCGDVVSIDAATGMYADTRSANNSDTVHAIYSNDRIGTVSSDRVDLWRSDLVRTVEYGDVEAKQEPDLQPNESCTINSALTRTELLVVSETCPSAQGTNFLRFQNTTPEDSREPEISQDVSVTGDGIRLVAVGQSAAAVYVPGETPAVISYDDNGNETSRTDVAPSQAINDSASPFAPATADLPHHMTWFDGERLYLFTPTALRVDHVLEQAIGTGVSAGDRALIPTREGIDVVNWTTGETERTIPVDRGGYNGEVYLGVADGNIVESRDGELVALTSS is encoded by the coding sequence ATGAACGTTCCAGTTTTACGCCGCACCAAAGCTGACTGGCTTGCGGTGGGTGCCATCACGGCTATCGCCGCTGTTGCACTCGGATTCAGCGTTGCAACGTCAGATATTTCGCACGCCTCTCTGCAGCGGGAAAACACCCCTGGTGCTGAGCATCAGGCAAGCTATCTGGAAGCAGCGCCGGAAGCCTTAACCGAAGCATTCCGATTGCCTAATGAGTCCGTCGCGGGGCAGTTTCGTCCCATCGCCAGCCGGGGCTTGGTCATGAGCAATGATGACCACACGGTCACTGCCACCAACCCGGATGGTTCCACCGCGTGGACCTACACCCGTGACAATGTTGAGATTTGTTCCATGGGCACTGCCTGGGACCGCGTGGTTGTCACTTATCGCAATGGCCGTGGTTGCGGCGATGTGGTGTCTATTGATGCCGCCACGGGCATGTATGCCGATACCCGCAGCGCGAATAACTCAGATACTGTCCACGCGATTTACTCCAATGACCGCATTGGCACCGTCAGCTCCGACCGGGTTGATTTGTGGCGCTCTGATTTAGTGCGCACCGTCGAATACGGTGATGTTGAGGCCAAACAAGAACCTGACTTGCAGCCCAATGAGTCCTGCACTATTAACTCTGCGTTGACGCGTACGGAATTGCTCGTGGTTTCTGAAACCTGCCCGTCGGCACAGGGAACGAATTTCTTACGCTTCCAAAACACCACCCCGGAAGATTCGCGTGAGCCTGAAATCTCCCAGGATGTATCCGTCACCGGTGATGGAATTCGTTTGGTTGCAGTCGGCCAATCCGCTGCCGCTGTGTACGTGCCGGGTGAGACGCCAGCCGTCATTTCCTATGACGACAACGGCAATGAGACCTCCCGCACGGATGTTGCGCCTTCGCAGGCAATCAATGACTCCGCTTCCCCCTTCGCGCCGGCCACTGCCGATTTGCCGCACCACATGACGTGGTTTGATGGCGAAAGGCTCTACCTGTTCACTCCCACCGCTCTGCGCGTAGACCACGTGTTGGAACAAGCTATCGGCACCGGCGTTTCAGCAGGCGACCGCGCGCTGATTCCTACCCGCGAGGGCATTGACGTGGTCAACTGGACCACGGGTGAAACCGAGCGCACCATCCCCGTGGACCGGGGCGGGTACAATGGTGAGGTGTACTTGGGTGTCGCCGATGGCAACATCGTCGAGTCGCGCGACGGCGAATTGGTGGCTTTAACTAGTAGTTAA
- a CDS encoding WhiB family transcriptional regulator, which produces MDWRHEAVCRDEDPELFFPVGNSGPALTQIAKAKLVCNRCPVATQCLKWALESGQDAGVWGGLSEEERRALKRRRNRGRGRTRISA; this is translated from the coding sequence ATGGATTGGCGCCACGAAGCAGTATGCCGAGATGAAGACCCAGAGCTGTTCTTCCCAGTAGGAAACTCTGGCCCTGCACTCACCCAGATCGCAAAAGCAAAGCTTGTCTGCAACCGTTGCCCTGTTGCAACTCAGTGCCTGAAGTGGGCTCTGGAATCCGGCCAGGATGCTGGCGTATGGGGCGGGCTCTCTGAAGAAGAGCGTCGCGCACTCAAGCGTCGCCGCAACCGCGGTCGCGGTCGCACCCGTATCTCTGCTTAA
- a CDS encoding 50S ribosomal protein bL37, translating to MSKRGRKRKDRRKKSANRGKRPNS from the coding sequence ATGAGCAAGCGTGGTCGTAAGCGTAAGGATCGCCGCAAGAAGTCCGCTAACCGCGGCAAGCGTCCTAACTCATAA